DNA sequence from the Streptomyces sp. NBC_01497 genome:
CGCGGACACCGAGGACATACCTCCGCAGGTCTCCTGGCGGCGGACCGTGCGCAGACTGCTGCGCCGCAGGATGGCCGTGATCGGCGCGGTCATGGTCATCGTCTTCCTCGGCGTGGCCCTCATCGGGCCGCTGGTCGCGGGCAGTTCGACGAAGCTCGGGCTGACGGACATCCTCGCGAGCCCCTCCGGCGCGCACTGGCTCGGCAGCGACGACCTCGGCCGTGACGTGCTCGCCCGCATCTGCAACGGCGCCCGTGTCTCCCTGCTGGCCGGTGTGGTGTCCTCCGCGCTCGCCATGGCCGTCGGTGTGCCGCTGGGCCTTGCCGCCGGCTACTTCAGGGGCTGGACCGACTCGGTGCTCATGCGCGTCACCGACGTCGTGCTGTCGTTCCCGTACCTGATCTTCGCGGTCGGCATGGCGGCCATCCTCGGCCCGTCCCTGCGGAACGTCATCATCGCCCTCGCGGTCGCCGAGGTGCCGTCCGTCATCCGCGTCGTGCGCGGTGAGACGCTCGTACTGCGGCAGCAGGACTTCGTGCAGGCCGCCGTCGCCGACGGCGCCCGGGACCTCGCCATCATGTGGCGGTCCATCCTGCCGAACATGACGAACACCCTCATCGTCAAGGCGACCGTCGCGATCCCGGCCGGCATCCTCGGCGAGGCGGCGCTCAGCTTCCTCGGCCTCGGCGTCCAGCCGCCGCAGGCGTCCTGGGGCGTCATGCTGACGAGCGCGCAGCAGTTCCTCGCGCAGGACCCGCTGCTCGCCGTCTTCCCGGGCGTCGCGATCGCCCTGACCACGCTCGGCTTCAACCTCCTCGGTGACGGCCTGCGCGACGTGCTCGACCCCAGGGAGCTGTGATGCCACTCCTCGAAGTGCGGGACCTGCGGGTCCAGTACCGGACCGAGGACGGTCCGGTGTACGCGGCGAAGGACGTGTCGTTCTCGCTGGAGCGCGGCGAGATCCTCGCCCTCGTCGGTGAGTCCGGGTGCGGCAAGACCGCCACCGCCATGGCCATCCCGCGCCTCCTCGACAACACCAACGCCACCATCGGCGGATCGGTCGTCCTCGACGGCACCGACCTGACGGCCCTGTCCGAGAAGCGGATGCAGGACATCCGCGGCAAGGACATCTCCGTCGTCTTCCAGGAGCCGATGACCTCCCTCAACCCCGCCTACACGGTGGGCAAGCAGATCGGTGAGGTCATCAGGCGCCACACCGGCCTGAACCGGGCCCAGGTGCGGGCACGGGTCGTGGAACTGCTGGAACTCGTCGGCATTCCCGACGCGGCACAGCGGGCGAGCGCCTACCCGCACGAGCTGTCCGGCGGCATGCGGCAGCGGGTGATGATCGCGACGGCCGTCGCCTGCGACCCCAAGGTCCTCATCGCGGACGAGCCGACGACGGCGCTCGACGTCACCATCCAGGCGGCCGTGCTCGACATCATCAAGAGGCTCCGCGACGAACTCGGCACCGCCGTCGTCCTGATCACCCACGACCTGGGGGTGGTCGCGGAGGTCGCCGACCACGTCGTCGTCATGTACTCGGGACGCCATGTCGAGCACTCGCCCACCGCCGCCGTCTTCGCCGGCCCTCAGCACCCCTACACGGTGGGCCTGATGGAAGCGCTGCCCTCCCGCGCGGCCCGCACCCCCGGCCGCCGCAGGCTCACCGAGATCCCCGGCATGGTGCCACCGCCCACGACCGACCCGGACGCCTGCCAGTTCGCGCCCCGGTGCGTCCGCGCCACCGCGGACTGCACCGCGAAGCGGCCGGCCCTCGCCCGTGTCGGGGAAGACCACCTGGTCGCCTGCTACCACCCGGGCCCTGGAGAGACCGCATGAACGACACAGCACACCGCGCGGACGCCGCGCAGGAGGGACCGGTCCTCGACGTCAGGGGCCTGGTCAAGCACTACGCGGGCCGCTCGCGCGCAGCCCGCAGGAACGGGCCCATCCGCGCCGTCGACGGCGTCGACCTGCGCATCGGGCAGGGCGAAGTCCTCGGCCTGGTGGGGGAGTCCGGCAGCGGCAAGTCGACCGTCGGCAAGTGCGTCTCGCGGCTCACCGACCCCACGGCCGGCCGGATCGAACTCCTCGGGCGCGACATCTCCACCATCAACCGGCGCGAGATGCGGCCCCTGCGCCGCGACGTCCACGTCGTCTTCCAGGACGCGTACTCGTCCCTCGACCCCCGGATGAAGATCGGCGACATCGTCGGGGGGCCGCTGCGCCAGCACGGTGAGGGCGACGCGGCGCAGCGCCGCCGGCGCGTCTCCGAGATGCTGGAACGCGTCGGATTCCGGGCTCACATGGCGGCCCGTTTCCCGCACGAACTCTCAGGCGGCCAGCGCCAGCGCGTCGCGCTGGCCCGCGCGCTCGTCATGAACCCCCGGCTCGTCGTCGCCGACGAGCCGGTCTCCGCGCTGGACGTGTCCGTGCAGGCGTCCATCCTCAACCTGCTGCTCGACCTCCAGGCCGACCTGGGTTTCTCGTGCCTGTTCATCACGCACGACCTGTCCGTCGTGGAGTTCATCAGCGACCGCATCGCCGTCATGTACCTCGGCAGGATCGTCGAGACGGCCACCCGCGAGGAACTCTTCGCCCACCCCCAGCACCCGTACACCCAGGCGCTCCTGTCGGCGGCCCCGGTCCCGGAGCCGGGTGGCACGAGGACGCGTGAGCGTGTCGTGCTCAGCGGTGACCTGCCCAGCCAGTCCAAGCGCGTCCCCGGCTGCCCCTTCCATCCCCGCTGCCCCGTCGCGGTGGACCGCTGCCGCACCGAGGTGCCCCCGCTGGCGGGCGTCACGGTGCCCGATCACCTCGTCTCCTGCCATCTGGTGGACGCGGCCACCGGCGGGCCCGACATCTCCCAGGGAAGGAACGGCATTGTTCACCACACGTCCTGAACTCGTGGGCGACTTCGGCATGGTCGCCTCCACCCACTGGCTCGCCTCCGCCACCGGCATGAGCGTGCTGGAACGGGGCGGCAACGCCGCCGACGCCGCCGTGGCCGCGGGCTTCGTCCTCCAGGTCGTGGAACCGCACCTGAACGGGCCCGGCGGCGACGTCCCGATCCTGATCTTCGATCCGGCGCAGGGCAAGGTCGAGGTGGTCTGCGGCCAGGGCACCGCGCCCGCCGCCGCGACCGGTGAGGCGCTCGGCGCGCTCGGGCTCGACCTCGTGCCCGGCACGGGCTTCCTCCCGAACGTCGTGCCCGGTTCGTTCGGCGCCTGGCTGCTCCTGCTGGAGCGCTGGGGCACCTGGACCGTACGCGACGTCCTCGCGCCGGCCATCCACTACGCGGACAAGGGCCATCCGCTGCTCGGCCGGGTCTCGTCCGCGCTGGAGACCGTGGCCGACATGTTCCGTACGCACTGGCCCACGTCCGCGGCCACCTGGCTGCCCGGCGACGCGGTGCCGAAGGCCGGGAGCCACTTCACCAACCCCGTGCTGGCCGCCACCTACCGGCGGATCGTGGACGAGTCGGAGGCCGCGGGCGGCACCCGCGAGCACCGGATCCGGGCCGCGCGCGACGCCTGGTACCGGGGCTTCGTGGCGGAGGCCATCGGCGCGTACTGCGGCGGTACGGAGGTGATGGACACCTCCGGCACCCCGCACCGCGGCCTGATGACCGCTGACGACCTCGCCGCGTGGGAACCCACCGTGGAAGAACCCGTCACCTTCGACTACCACGGGCACACCGTCTGCAAGACGGGCCCCTGGGGGCAGGGACCCGTCTTCCTCCAGCAACTCGCCCTGCTGGAGGGCTACGACCTGGCCGCGATGGGCCCCGGTTCCGCCGACTGGGTGCACACCGTGGTCGAGGCGGCCAAGCTCGCCTTCGCCGACCGCGAGGCCTGGTACGGCGACCCGCGGTTCAGCGACGTACCGCTCGGCGACCTGCTCAGCCGTCCCTACGCCGAGGAGCGCAGGAAGCTCATCGGGGACACCGCGTCGCTGGAACTGCGCCCCGGCGCGCCCGGCGGCCGGGCACCGCGCCTGCCGCACTACCCGGACCTCCCCGACGGACCGGCCACGGCGGGGGCCGGCGAGCCGACCGTGGCCGCGTCCGGTGAGGTGCGGGGCGACACCTGCCACCTCGACGTCGCCGACAGCGGCGGCATGATGATCTCGGCCACGCCCAGCGGCGGCTGGCTCCAGTCCTCGCCCACCGTGCCCGGCCTCGGCTTCTGCCTGTCGACGCGCGGCCAGATGTTCTTCGTCGAGCAGGGCCTGCCGAACTCGCTGCGCCCCGGCGCCCGCCCCCGCACCACGCTGACCCCGTCGTTCGCGATGAAGGACGGCAAGCCGTGGCTGGCGTTCGGCACGCCCGGCGGCGACTTCCAGGACCAGTGGACGCTCCACTTCTTCCTGAACGTCGTGCACGGCGGGATGAACCTCCAGGAGGCCATCGACTTCCCCGAGTTCCACACCACCCACATGCCGAACTCGTTCTACCCGCGCGACACCCACCCGGGCCACATCCTGCTGGAGGACCGCCACGACCCGGCCGTCGTGCAGGAACTGCGTAGGCGCGGTCACCTCGCTACCGTCGGCGACGGCTGGTCGCTGGGCCACGTCAGTGCCGTCGCCCGCGAGGACGGCTGGCTCAAGGCCGCGGCCAACCCCCGCGGCATGCAAGGCTACGCGGTGGGAAGGTGACACCATGATCACAGCCGAGTACACACTGCCGGGCCTGCACGTCCGGGACCACCGCGTCGAGGTCCCGCTGGACTGGGCGGACCCCGAAGGGGCCACTCTCCACGTCTTCGCCAGGGAACTGGTCGATCCCGAGCGCAGAAGGGACGACCTGCCGTTCCTCGTCTACCTGCAGGGCGGCCCCGGCGGCAAGTCGCCGCGGCCGCTGACCAGGAGCGGCTGGATCGGCGAGGCCCTCGCCACCCACCGGGTGGTCCTGCTCGACCAGCGGGGCACCGGCCGCAGCACCCCCGTCGACGGGAGGGTGATGGCCGCGCTCGGCACGGCCGAGGCGGGCGCCGCGTACCTCTCGCACTTCCTCGCGGACTCGATCGTCGCGGACGCCGAGCACCTGCGGAAGACGGTCTTCGGCGGCCGGCCCTGGACCACGCTCGGCCAGAGTTACGGCGGCTTCCTGACCTTGTGCTACCTGTCGAGGGCGCCCGAGGGGCTGCACGCCTGCCTGGTGACCGGCGGCCTCGCGTCGGTGACGCCGGACGCGACCGACGTGTACCGGCACACGTATCCGCGGGTCGAGGCGAAGAACCGGATCTACCGTGAGCGCTACCCGCACGACGTCGACGTGCTGGGGCGGGTGGCGGACCGGGTCGCCGCGGGCGACGTGAGACTTCCGGACGGCGACGTCCTGACCGTTCGCCGGCTGCAGACGCTCGGCCTGGACTTCGGCATGAAGCCCGGCTTCGAGCGGG
Encoded proteins:
- a CDS encoding ABC transporter permease, producing the protein MNETAIDTTDPAAAGADTEDIPPQVSWRRTVRRLLRRRMAVIGAVMVIVFLGVALIGPLVAGSSTKLGLTDILASPSGAHWLGSDDLGRDVLARICNGARVSLLAGVVSSALAMAVGVPLGLAAGYFRGWTDSVLMRVTDVVLSFPYLIFAVGMAAILGPSLRNVIIALAVAEVPSVIRVVRGETLVLRQQDFVQAAVADGARDLAIMWRSILPNMTNTLIVKATVAIPAGILGEAALSFLGLGVQPPQASWGVMLTSAQQFLAQDPLLAVFPGVAIALTTLGFNLLGDGLRDVLDPREL
- a CDS encoding ABC transporter ATP-binding protein produces the protein MPLLEVRDLRVQYRTEDGPVYAAKDVSFSLERGEILALVGESGCGKTATAMAIPRLLDNTNATIGGSVVLDGTDLTALSEKRMQDIRGKDISVVFQEPMTSLNPAYTVGKQIGEVIRRHTGLNRAQVRARVVELLELVGIPDAAQRASAYPHELSGGMRQRVMIATAVACDPKVLIADEPTTALDVTIQAAVLDIIKRLRDELGTAVVLITHDLGVVAEVADHVVVMYSGRHVEHSPTAAVFAGPQHPYTVGLMEALPSRAARTPGRRRLTEIPGMVPPPTTDPDACQFAPRCVRATADCTAKRPALARVGEDHLVACYHPGPGETA
- a CDS encoding ABC transporter ATP-binding protein, with amino-acid sequence MNDTAHRADAAQEGPVLDVRGLVKHYAGRSRAARRNGPIRAVDGVDLRIGQGEVLGLVGESGSGKSTVGKCVSRLTDPTAGRIELLGRDISTINRREMRPLRRDVHVVFQDAYSSLDPRMKIGDIVGGPLRQHGEGDAAQRRRRVSEMLERVGFRAHMAARFPHELSGGQRQRVALARALVMNPRLVVADEPVSALDVSVQASILNLLLDLQADLGFSCLFITHDLSVVEFISDRIAVMYLGRIVETATREELFAHPQHPYTQALLSAAPVPEPGGTRTRERVVLSGDLPSQSKRVPGCPFHPRCPVAVDRCRTEVPPLAGVTVPDHLVSCHLVDAATGGPDISQGRNGIVHHTS
- a CDS encoding gamma-glutamyltransferase family protein, with the translated sequence MFTTRPELVGDFGMVASTHWLASATGMSVLERGGNAADAAVAAGFVLQVVEPHLNGPGGDVPILIFDPAQGKVEVVCGQGTAPAAATGEALGALGLDLVPGTGFLPNVVPGSFGAWLLLLERWGTWTVRDVLAPAIHYADKGHPLLGRVSSALETVADMFRTHWPTSAATWLPGDAVPKAGSHFTNPVLAATYRRIVDESEAAGGTREHRIRAARDAWYRGFVAEAIGAYCGGTEVMDTSGTPHRGLMTADDLAAWEPTVEEPVTFDYHGHTVCKTGPWGQGPVFLQQLALLEGYDLAAMGPGSADWVHTVVEAAKLAFADREAWYGDPRFSDVPLGDLLSRPYAEERRKLIGDTASLELRPGAPGGRAPRLPHYPDLPDGPATAGAGEPTVAASGEVRGDTCHLDVADSGGMMISATPSGGWLQSSPTVPGLGFCLSTRGQMFFVEQGLPNSLRPGARPRTTLTPSFAMKDGKPWLAFGTPGGDFQDQWTLHFFLNVVHGGMNLQEAIDFPEFHTTHMPNSFYPRDTHPGHILLEDRHDPAVVQELRRRGHLATVGDGWSLGHVSAVAREDGWLKAAANPRGMQGYAVGR
- a CDS encoding alpha/beta fold hydrolase; its protein translation is MITAEYTLPGLHVRDHRVEVPLDWADPEGATLHVFARELVDPERRRDDLPFLVYLQGGPGGKSPRPLTRSGWIGEALATHRVVLLDQRGTGRSTPVDGRVMAALGTAEAGAAYLSHFLADSIVADAEHLRKTVFGGRPWTTLGQSYGGFLTLCYLSRAPEGLHACLVTGGLASVTPDATDVYRHTYPRVEAKNRIYRERYPHDVDVLGRVADRVAAGDVRLPDGDVLTVRRLQTLGLDFGMKPGFERVHWLVDEAFADGPGDAERLTDTFLAGVRERTAFDTNPLFAALQESVYASGSNGPTAWAADRERADRPQFREDARPLLLTGEMMYPWMFEEIRALRPFGPAVELLAAREQWPDLYDLKQLAANDVPLAAAIYFDDMYVDSALQRETVARVGNAHAWVTNEYEHDGLHEGDHVFTHLTGMLKDRGGFTGR